The Bacillus carboniphilus genome contains a region encoding:
- the rpsM gene encoding 30S ribosomal protein S13: MARIAGIDIPREKRVVISLTYIYGIGKTTAQKVLAEAGVSEDTRVRDLTEDELTKIREVIDKLKVEGDLRREVSLNIKRLIEIGSYRGIRHRRSLPVRGQNSKNNARTRKGPRRTVANKKK, encoded by the coding sequence ATGGCTCGTATCGCAGGTATAGATATCCCTCGTGAAAAACGTGTAGTAATATCTTTAACATATATCTATGGAATTGGGAAAACAACAGCACAAAAGGTACTAGCTGAGGCGGGAGTTTCTGAAGATACTCGTGTTAGAGATCTAACAGAAGATGAATTAACGAAAATTCGTGAAGTAATCGATAAGCTTAAAGTTGAAGGAGATCTTCGTCGTGAAGTTTCTTTAAACATTAAACGTCTTATCGAGATCGGTTCTTATCGTGGAATTCGTCATCGTCGTAGTTTACCAGTTAGAGGTCAAAACTCTAAAAACAATGCTCGTACAAGAAAAGGTCCTCGCCGTACAGTAGCGAATAAGAAAAAGTAG
- the rpmJ gene encoding 50S ribosomal protein L36 codes for MKVRPSVKPICEKCKVIRRKGKVMVICENPKHKQKQG; via the coding sequence GTGAAGGTGAGACCATCAGTAAAACCTATCTGTGAAAAATGTAAAGTCATTCGCAGAAAAGGGAAAGTAATGGTTATATGCGAAAATCCAAAGCATAAACAAAAACAAGGATAA
- a CDS encoding DNA-directed RNA polymerase subunit alpha, with product MIEIEKPKIETVEISDDAKYGKFVVEPLERGYGTTLGNSLRRILISSLPGAAITTIQIDGVLHEFSTVEGVVEDVTTIILNLKKLALKIYSEEEKTLEIDIQGEGPITAADITHDSDVEILNPDLHIATLAENSHLRMRMTAERGRGYTPADSNKHEDQPIGVIPIDSIFTPVSRVSYQVENTRVGQISNYDKLVLDVWTDGSIGPKEAIALGSKIFTEHLNIFVSLTDEAQNAEIMVEKEEDQKEKVLEMTIEELDLSVRSYNCLKRAGINTVQELANKTEEDMMKVRNLGRKSLEEVKGKLEELGLGLRKDD from the coding sequence ATGATCGAGATTGAAAAACCAAAAATTGAAACCGTTGAAATCAGCGATGATGCCAAGTATGGTAAATTCGTCGTCGAACCACTTGAGCGTGGATATGGTACAACATTGGGTAACTCCTTACGTCGTATACTCATATCCTCACTCCCTGGTGCTGCTATAACTACCATTCAAATCGATGGAGTATTGCATGAGTTCTCCACCGTCGAGGGTGTTGTAGAGGATGTTACTACCATCATATTGAACTTAAAGAAACTAGCTTTAAAGATCTATTCTGAAGAAGAAAAGACGCTAGAAATTGATATACAAGGTGAAGGTCCTATCACTGCTGCTGATATTACACATGATAGTGATGTAGAAATTTTAAATCCGGACCTCCATATCGCTACTTTGGCTGAGAATTCACATCTTCGTATGAGAATGACTGCTGAACGTGGACGTGGGTACACACCTGCCGATTCTAATAAGCATGAAGATCAGCCGATAGGAGTTATTCCTATTGATTCAATCTTCACTCCTGTCTCTCGTGTTTCATATCAAGTTGAAAATACTAGAGTAGGTCAAATCTCTAACTATGATAAATTGGTTCTTGATGTTTGGACAGATGGAAGTATCGGTCCGAAAGAAGCCATTGCATTGGGTTCAAAAATCTTCACTGAACACTTAAACATCTTTGTTAGTTTGACAGATGAAGCGCAAAATGCAGAAATCATGGTTGAGAAGGAAGAGGATCAAAAAGAAAAAGTGCTTGAAATGACTATAGAAGAACTAGATCTTTCTGTTCGTTCATATAACTGCTTAAAACGTGCTGGAATAAATACAGTTCAAGAGTTAGCCAACAAAACAGAAGAAGACATGATGAAGGTTCGTAACTTAGGTCGCAAGTCTCTAGAAGAAGTTAAAGGGAAGTTAGAGGAGCTAGGATTAGGTCTTCGAAAAGATGACTAG
- the truA gene encoding tRNA pseudouridine(38-40) synthase TruA: MKRIKCTLSYDGTDFSGYQKQPNKRTVQGEIERVLQTIHKGKVVTIHASGRTDTNVHAYGQVIHFDTSLSIPEEKWSKALNALLPNDVFIRDSKQVEESFHARYDTVGKEYRYRIQHLGERDLFKRKYALFFPYSLNIELMNQAASTLIGTHDFSSFCASNTDVINKVRTIDTISLCEDQDELVFTFRGNGFLYNMVRIIVGTLLEVGQERLKPEEVKEILEACDRRKAGKTAPGHGLYLWEVFY, translated from the coding sequence ATGAAAAGAATTAAATGTACCCTGTCGTATGATGGCACAGACTTTAGTGGATATCAGAAGCAACCTAACAAAAGAACGGTTCAAGGGGAAATTGAACGTGTACTGCAAACGATTCATAAAGGGAAGGTGGTCACTATCCATGCCTCAGGAAGAACCGATACAAATGTTCATGCGTATGGACAAGTGATTCATTTTGATACTAGTCTATCCATTCCCGAAGAAAAATGGTCAAAAGCGCTCAACGCCCTACTTCCAAATGATGTTTTCATAAGGGACTCTAAACAAGTTGAAGAGTCATTCCACGCTCGTTATGATACTGTAGGGAAAGAATATCGATATCGTATTCAACATCTAGGTGAACGAGACCTATTTAAACGAAAGTATGCTTTATTCTTCCCATACTCTTTAAATATAGAGTTAATGAACCAAGCAGCATCAACTTTAATTGGCACTCACGACTTTTCTAGTTTTTGTGCATCGAATACAGACGTTATAAATAAGGTTCGAACGATTGACACGATTTCTTTGTGCGAAGATCAAGATGAACTCGTTTTTACTTTTCGAGGAAACGGATTTTTATATAATATGGTGAGAATTATCGTAGGCACTTTACTAGAGGTCGGCCAGGAGAGACTTAAACCAGAGGAAGTGAAAGAGATACTAGAGGCATGTGATCGTAGAAAAGCTGGGAAGACAGCTCCAGGTCACGGCTTATATTTGTGGGAAGTGTTTTATTAG
- the rplM gene encoding 50S ribosomal protein L13: MRTTYMAKASEIERKWYVVDAAGKTLGRLSSEVASILRGKHKPTYTPHVDTGDHVIIINAEKIELTGKKLTDKIYYRHSMYPGGLKTRTALEMRTNYPEKMLELSIKGMLPKGSLGRQMFKKLHVYKGAEHPHAAQKPEAYELRG, translated from the coding sequence ATGCGTACAACTTACATGGCTAAGGCATCTGAAATTGAGCGCAAATGGTACGTAGTTGATGCAGCTGGAAAAACGCTTGGTCGTCTTTCATCTGAAGTAGCATCTATCTTACGTGGAAAACATAAACCAACTTACACACCACATGTTGATACTGGTGATCACGTCATTATTATCAATGCTGAGAAAATTGAATTAACAGGTAAAAAATTAACTGATAAAATTTATTACCGTCACAGCATGTATCCAGGTGGATTAAAAACTCGTACGGCATTAGAAATGCGTACAAATTACCCAGAGAAAATGTTAGAGCTTTCAATTAAAGGAATGCTTCCTAAAGGTTCTCTTGGTCGTCAAATGTTTAAGAAGCTACATGTTTACAAAGGTGCGGAACACCCTCATGCAGCTCAAAAACCAGAAGCTTACGAACTTCGTGGATAA
- a CDS encoding energy-coupling factor ABC transporter ATP-binding protein, whose amino-acid sequence MKEQLVVEMNKVCFSYHNQEKYVLSNISLSVQKGEWIAIVGHNGSGKSTLARLMNGLLTTDQGTIKICGKTMTEDQIWDVRKHVGLVFQNPDNQFVGTTVQDDIAFGLENRGFDRETMVNRIGWAVNQVKLSDYLNQDPHQLSGGQKQRLAIAGIIALKPDLIIFDEATSMLDPSSRGDVMTTVQNLKNQGLASVISITHDLEEASMADRIIVLNQGEIIMEGSPQYVFQHNDMLKDVGLDIPYSLKISNLLKRNGVDIKDVHLTTDGLVEELWTLKSQT is encoded by the coding sequence TTGAAAGAACAATTGGTTGTGGAAATGAATAAGGTTTGCTTTTCCTACCATAATCAAGAGAAATATGTTTTATCAAACATTTCTTTAAGTGTACAAAAGGGAGAATGGATTGCCATTGTTGGTCATAATGGCTCTGGAAAATCAACTCTTGCTCGATTGATGAATGGATTATTAACGACAGATCAAGGAACGATAAAAATTTGTGGAAAAACAATGACGGAGGACCAAATATGGGACGTTCGTAAACATGTAGGGTTAGTTTTTCAAAATCCAGATAATCAGTTTGTTGGGACAACGGTACAAGATGATATTGCATTTGGATTAGAAAATAGAGGATTCGATCGTGAAACGATGGTGAATAGGATTGGTTGGGCTGTTAATCAAGTTAAGCTATCTGACTATTTAAATCAGGATCCACACCAACTATCGGGGGGGCAAAAACAGCGCTTAGCCATTGCCGGTATTATTGCGCTGAAACCAGACCTTATCATATTCGATGAAGCTACTTCCATGCTGGACCCTTCTAGTAGGGGGGATGTTATGACAACCGTACAGAACCTTAAAAACCAAGGCTTAGCATCTGTCATTTCCATCACTCATGATTTGGAGGAAGCAAGCATGGCAGATCGAATCATTGTATTAAACCAAGGTGAAATCATAATGGAAGGTTCACCACAGTATGTTTTTCAACATAATGACATGTTAAAAGATGTAGGGCTTGATATCCCGTACTCTTTAAAAATTAGTAATCTCTTGAAGCGAAATGGTGTAGATATAAAGGACGTACATTTAACAACAGATGGTTTAGTGGAGGAACTATGGACATTAAAATCTCAAACTTAG
- a CDS encoding KOW domain-containing RNA-binding protein, producing MIDPDSSPIVGQFVLIKQGRETGQFAIVVKVLDERFVLIADGEKRKFNTPKKKNIQHLEFLDLVSPEVQNSIKETGRVTNGKLRYALTKFVNEQVADLKKGEPLNG from the coding sequence TTGATCGATCCTGACTCGAGTCCAATAGTTGGTCAGTTCGTGTTAATAAAACAAGGAAGAGAAACAGGGCAATTTGCCATTGTCGTAAAAGTCCTTGATGAACGATTTGTTTTAATTGCAGATGGAGAAAAACGAAAGTTTAATACTCCAAAGAAGAAGAATATTCAACATCTTGAATTTCTTGACCTCGTATCTCCAGAAGTTCAGAACAGTATTAAAGAAACTGGTCGTGTGACAAACGGGAAGTTACGATATGCATTAACGAAGTTTGTCAATGAGCAAGTTGCTGATTTGAAGAAGGGAGAACCATTGAATGGCTAA
- a CDS encoding energy-coupling factor ABC transporter ATP-binding protein, whose protein sequence is MDIKISNLEHYYQKKTPFEYRALYDVNLTIKHGTYLAIIGHTGSGKSTLLQHLNGLLLPTTGTVEIGDQRLEAGKKNKQIKEIRRKVGILFQFPEHQLFEETVEKDIAFGPKNNGLSDQEAREKVYKAIEEVGISENLLSRSPFELSGGQMRRVAIAGVLAMEPEVLVLDEPTAGLDPIGRVEMMDMFYELHKRKNRTTILVTHSMEDAAKYADEIAIMHKGTIKVKGTPKQIFQMRDQIKELGLDLPESIKLVDQLENRFDCTITDMPFTLEETVALIQIMMKEDRER, encoded by the coding sequence ATGGACATTAAAATCTCAAACTTAGAGCATTATTATCAAAAAAAGACTCCTTTTGAATATCGAGCCCTTTATGATGTGAATTTGACAATCAAGCATGGCACCTATTTAGCAATTATTGGTCATACAGGGTCAGGTAAATCAACCTTACTTCAACATTTAAATGGACTTCTCTTGCCAACAACAGGGACGGTTGAGATTGGTGATCAAAGACTTGAAGCCGGTAAAAAAAATAAGCAGATCAAAGAAATTAGAAGAAAAGTAGGAATTTTATTTCAATTTCCCGAACATCAACTCTTTGAAGAAACAGTAGAAAAAGATATTGCTTTTGGACCAAAAAATAATGGTTTATCTGATCAAGAAGCAAGAGAAAAGGTGTATAAAGCGATTGAAGAGGTAGGAATTTCAGAAAACCTACTCAGTCGATCTCCTTTTGAATTAAGTGGAGGGCAAATGAGAAGAGTAGCCATTGCGGGCGTGCTTGCAATGGAGCCAGAAGTATTAGTCTTAGATGAACCTACAGCTGGGTTAGATCCGATTGGCAGAGTTGAAATGATGGATATGTTTTACGAATTACATAAAAGAAAAAATAGGACGACCATACTTGTTACCCATAGTATGGAGGATGCGGCGAAATATGCAGATGAGATTGCGATTATGCATAAAGGAACAATAAAGGTAAAAGGAACCCCAAAGCAAATCTTTCAAATGAGAGACCAGATTAAAGAGCTAGGTTTAGACTTACCAGAATCTATAAAGTTAGTGGATCAGCTTGAGAATAGATTTGACTGTACCATTACAGACATGCCTTTCACTTTAGAAGAAACGGTTGCTCTCATTCAGATAATGATGAAAGAGGACCGTGAAAGATGA
- the infA gene encoding translation initiation factor IF-1 — MAKDDVIEVEGKVIETLPNAMFKVELENGHTVLAHVSGKIRMHFIRILPGDKVTVELSPYDLTRGRITYRYK; from the coding sequence ATGGCTAAAGACGATGTGATTGAAGTCGAAGGTAAGGTAATCGAAACCTTACCAAACGCGATGTTTAAAGTTGAGCTTGAAAACGGTCATACTGTTTTGGCTCATGTATCTGGTAAGATCCGTATGCACTTTATTCGTATTTTACCAGGAGATAAAGTTACAGTAGAGTTGTCCCCGTACGATCTAACTCGTGGACGTATTACGTATCGATATAAATAA
- the rplQ gene encoding 50S ribosomal protein L17, which produces MSNRKLGRTSDQRKAMLRGLATDLIISERIETTESRAKELRSVVEKMITLGKRGDLHARRQAASFIYKKEANEEQDALQKLFAEIAPRYEERQGGYTRIMKLGPRRGDGAEMVVIELV; this is translated from the coding sequence ATGTCTAACAGAAAATTAGGTCGTACAAGTGATCAACGTAAAGCGATGCTTCGCGGATTAGCAACAGACCTTATCATCAGTGAACGTATTGAAACAACAGAAAGCCGTGCGAAAGAGCTTCGTTCTGTTGTTGAAAAAATGATCACTCTTGGTAAGCGTGGGGATCTTCACGCTCGTCGTCAAGCAGCTTCTTTCATATACAAAAAAGAAGCAAATGAAGAGCAAGATGCATTGCAAAAGCTATTCGCTGAAATCGCTCCTCGTTATGAAGAGCGTCAAGGTGGATATACTCGCATCATGAAACTTGGACCACGTCGTGGAGACGGAGCGGAAATGGTTGTTATCGAGCTTGTATAA
- a CDS encoding energy-coupling factor transporter transmembrane component T family protein, with protein MNSFIIGKYVPGQSLIHRLDPRSKLAMVFLFVFIVFIANNTLTYSFLIFFVATIVMLTKIPVSFIWNGMKPVIWLVIFTFVLHIFFTKGGPVLVDLAFVQVYEEGLRQAIFISCRFVLLIMITTVLTLTTTPIEITDGIEMGLHPLKKVKLPIHELALMMSISLRFIPTLMEETDKIIKAQKARGADFTSGPIKERVKALIPLLVPLFISAFKRADDLATAMESRGYRGSEGRTKLRQLRWKTNDTLLILSLAGLSIILFIFRT; from the coding sequence ATGAATTCATTTATTATAGGGAAATATGTACCTGGTCAGTCACTTATTCACCGATTGGATCCTCGATCTAAGTTAGCCATGGTGTTTTTGTTTGTCTTTATCGTCTTTATCGCTAATAACACACTTACTTATTCCTTCCTTATCTTTTTTGTGGCAACGATTGTTATGCTTACAAAGATACCGGTCTCATTTATATGGAATGGAATGAAACCTGTTATATGGCTCGTAATCTTCACCTTTGTCTTACACATCTTTTTTACAAAAGGAGGACCTGTATTAGTCGACCTAGCCTTTGTTCAAGTTTATGAAGAAGGGTTAAGACAAGCCATATTTATCTCTTGCCGCTTTGTACTATTAATTATGATTACGACAGTTTTGACGTTGACGACGACCCCAATTGAAATAACAGATGGGATTGAAATGGGACTGCACCCATTAAAAAAAGTCAAGCTGCCTATTCATGAGCTTGCACTCATGATGTCTATTTCTTTGCGATTTATTCCCACATTAATGGAGGAAACAGATAAGATTATAAAGGCTCAAAAAGCGAGAGGAGCAGACTTCACGAGTGGGCCAATAAAAGAAAGGGTTAAAGCGTTAATTCCTTTGCTCGTCCCTCTTTTTATTAGTGCATTTAAAAGAGCAGATGATTTAGCAACGGCTATGGAGTCAAGAGGATATAGAGGAAGCGAAGGAAGAACAAAACTAAGACAATTGAGATGGAAAACAAACGATACACTTCTCATTCTTTCTTTAGCAGGTTTGAGTATCATTTTGTTTATTTTTCGAACGTAG
- the map gene encoding type I methionyl aminopeptidase, whose translation MIICKTPREIEIMREAGRIVALTHQKLKQTIKPGISTKELDAIADKFIREHDAIPSFKGYNGFRGSICTSVNEELVHGIPGNRKLQQGDIISIDIGAKYAGYHGDSAWTYAVGEISDDVQKLLDVTEKSLFAGLNEAKPNERLSNISHAIQSYVETNNFSIVREYVGHGVGQDLHEDPQIPHYGPPNKGPRLKPGMVLAVEPMVNAGSRYVKTLSDNWTVVTVDGQLCAHYEHTIAITEDGYEILTKP comes from the coding sequence ATGATCATATGTAAAACTCCACGTGAGATTGAAATCATGCGTGAGGCTGGACGAATTGTTGCTTTAACTCATCAAAAGTTGAAACAAACAATTAAACCTGGTATATCAACAAAAGAGTTGGATGCAATTGCAGATAAGTTTATAAGAGAACATGATGCAATTCCTTCATTTAAAGGGTATAATGGTTTTCGCGGGAGTATATGTACCTCAGTTAATGAGGAGCTCGTTCACGGAATACCTGGCAATCGTAAACTCCAACAAGGAGATATTATTTCTATTGATATAGGTGCGAAATATGCTGGTTATCATGGAGATTCCGCTTGGACTTATGCTGTTGGGGAAATTTCAGATGATGTACAGAAGTTACTGGATGTTACTGAAAAATCTCTGTTTGCAGGTTTGAACGAAGCTAAACCTAATGAAAGGTTGTCAAACATATCCCATGCGATTCAATCTTATGTTGAGACTAATAACTTCTCAATCGTTAGAGAATATGTTGGTCATGGAGTAGGGCAGGACTTACATGAGGATCCACAAATCCCTCATTATGGACCACCTAATAAAGGGCCTCGCTTAAAGCCAGGGATGGTTTTAGCTGTTGAACCCATGGTTAACGCAGGGTCAAGGTATGTAAAAACCTTGTCAGATAATTGGACGGTTGTTACAGTTGATGGTCAATTATGTGCACACTATGAGCATACAATTGCTATAACAGAAGATGGTTATGAAATCTTAACAAAACCCTAA
- the rpsK gene encoding 30S ribosomal protein S11 — MARKTNTRKRRVKKNIESGIAHIRSTFNNTIVTITDVHGNVISWSSAGALGFKGSRKSTPFAAQMAAETAAKTSMEHGLKTLEVTVKGPGAGREAAIRALQAAGLEVTSIRDVTPVPHNGCRPPKRRRV; from the coding sequence ATGGCTCGTAAAACTAATACACGTAAGCGTCGTGTGAAAAAGAATATTGAGTCTGGTATTGCTCATATTCGTTCAACTTTCAACAATACAATTGTCACAATTACAGATGTTCATGGAAATGTGATTTCATGGTCTAGTGCTGGAGCATTAGGATTCAAGGGATCTCGTAAATCTACACCGTTTGCTGCGCAAATGGCTGCAGAAACAGCGGCTAAAACATCTATGGAACACGGACTTAAAACTCTAGAAGTCACTGTAAAAGGACCTGGAGCAGGACGTGAAGCAGCGATTCGTGCATTACAAGCTGCTGGATTGGAAGTAACATCTATTCGTGATGTAACGCCAGTACCTCATAATGGATGCCGTCCACCTAAACGTCGTCGAGTGTAA